The Chitinophagales bacterium genome contains a region encoding:
- a CDS encoding efflux RND transporter periplasmic adaptor subunit — MSRSFLIIILVLCSGLIFFIVKKIVTGNESSQSALQKKGGGAVMSEIMIVRDSLITYQLHATGTVRANEEVSIVSEYAGKITGIYFKEGTTIEKGGLLFRLDDAELKARKKKLEAGATLATQNEQRLNVLLSKGGASQQDYDEAANNLQAIQADLELINVQLSKTEIRAPFTGKAGLRTVSEGAYVSANTPLTSLQDVSRIKVDFTLPEKYAAIIQSGQHINFSVENDTQSFSATILATEPAVNPSTRSILVRAVSDNAQRRLIPGTSSTITIALHETRKSVMVPTSALIPQSTGFTGYLLKGGKAVAVPLKTGYRDENNVQVTEGLVAGDTLLTTNMLMLRPGVTVKPVSKPTE; from the coding sequence ATGTCGCGTTCCTTCCTCATCATTATCCTGGTTCTTTGTTCGGGTTTGATTTTTTTTATTGTTAAAAAAATAGTTACCGGAAATGAATCATCGCAGTCTGCCCTGCAGAAAAAAGGCGGCGGTGCCGTGATGTCTGAAATCATGATTGTCCGCGATTCACTGATCACCTATCAGCTGCATGCCACCGGCACTGTTCGGGCGAATGAAGAAGTAAGTATTGTGAGTGAGTATGCCGGAAAGATCACCGGCATCTATTTTAAAGAAGGTACCACTATTGAAAAAGGAGGGTTGCTCTTCCGTTTGGATGATGCTGAACTGAAGGCCAGGAAAAAGAAACTGGAAGCAGGTGCCACCCTTGCCACACAAAATGAACAACGGCTGAATGTACTGCTTTCGAAAGGCGGTGCCAGCCAGCAGGACTATGACGAGGCCGCCAATAACCTGCAGGCGATACAGGCAGATCTTGAACTCATCAATGTGCAGCTTTCGAAAACGGAAATCCGCGCGCCGTTCACCGGAAAAGCGGGGCTGCGTACGGTGAGTGAAGGAGCTTATGTTTCCGCCAACACACCACTCACCTCCCTGCAGGATGTGAGCAGGATTAAGGTTGATTTCACCCTGCCGGAAAAATATGCGGCCATCATTCAGTCGGGACAGCATATTAATTTCAGCGTTGAAAATGATACGCAGTCATTTTCCGCCACAATCCTGGCCACCGAACCGGCAGTGAATCCTTCAACACGCAGCATCCTGGTAAGGGCTGTATCGGATAATGCGCAACGCCGTTTAATTCCCGGCACTTCTTCCACCATCACCATCGCCTTACATGAAACGCGTAAATCCGTTATGGTGCCCACGAGTGCATTGATTCCGCAATCGACAGGCTTCACAGGTTATCTGCTGAAAGGAGGAAAAGCAGTGGCCGTGCCGCTGAAGACCGGCTACCGCGATGAAAACAACGTGCAGGTAACGGAAGGGCTTGTTGCGGGCGACACACTGCTGACAACCAATATGCTGATGCTTCGCCCGGGTGTAACTGTAAAACCTGTTAGTAAGCCAACCGAATAA
- the gdhA gene encoding NADP-specific glutamate dehydrogenase — protein sequence MATVKLADQVNEFMKKVKKKNPYEPEFHQAVSEVAESLLPFINENPKYSNAKILERITEPDRVIMFRVTWLDDKGEFQVNRGFRIQINNAIGPYKGGLRFHPTVNLSILKFLAFEQVFKNSLTGLPMGGGKGGSDFDPKGKSDNEVMRFCQSFMTELYRHIGADIDVPAGDIGVGGREIGFLFGQYKRLRNEFTGVLTGKSIDYGGSLIRPEATGYGCVYFIQEMLATRKMNIKGKRVVISGSGNVSQYAAEKAIQLGAKVVTLSDSDGYIYDEAGITAEKLAYVLWLKNEKRGRIKEYADKYGVVYVARKKPWDIKCDIALPCATQNELDFEDAKKLTRNGCIAVAEGANMPSTNEAVSWFLKKNILYGPGKAANAGGVAVSGLEMSQNSERLSWSREEVDARLLKIMKDIHESCVKYGKEGDAINYVKGANIGGFVKVADAMLAQGLV from the coding sequence ATGGCCACTGTAAAATTAGCTGATCAGGTAAATGAGTTCATGAAGAAAGTGAAAAAGAAAAATCCTTATGAACCTGAATTTCACCAGGCAGTATCGGAAGTTGCGGAGTCGCTGCTTCCTTTCATCAATGAAAATCCCAAGTACAGCAATGCGAAAATACTGGAGCGTATTACTGAACCCGACCGCGTGATCATGTTTCGTGTAACCTGGCTCGACGACAAAGGTGAATTCCAGGTAAACCGCGGATTCAGAATTCAGATCAACAATGCCATCGGGCCGTATAAAGGCGGACTTCGTTTTCACCCTACCGTAAATCTAAGTATCCTGAAATTCCTCGCTTTCGAGCAGGTGTTTAAAAATTCACTCACCGGCTTGCCAATGGGAGGAGGAAAAGGCGGAAGTGATTTTGACCCTAAAGGCAAATCGGATAATGAAGTGATGCGTTTCTGCCAGAGTTTTATGACGGAACTGTACAGGCATATTGGCGCTGATATCGATGTGCCTGCCGGTGATATCGGTGTGGGAGGGCGCGAGATTGGCTTCCTCTTCGGACAGTACAAACGGCTGCGTAATGAATTCACCGGTGTGCTCACCGGCAAATCCATTGATTACGGCGGAAGCCTTATCAGGCCGGAAGCAACCGGTTATGGATGTGTTTATTTTATTCAGGAAATGCTGGCCACGCGCAAAATGAACATCAAAGGTAAACGCGTGGTGATCAGCGGCTCAGGCAATGTGTCGCAGTATGCAGCGGAAAAAGCCATTCAGCTTGGCGCCAAAGTGGTTACACTTTCCGACAGCGACGGATACATTTATGATGAAGCCGGCATTACAGCGGAAAAATTAGCATACGTGCTGTGGCTGAAAAATGAAAAACGCGGCCGTATCAAAGAGTACGCGGATAAATATGGCGTAGTGTACGTAGCCAGGAAAAAACCATGGGACATCAAATGCGATATCGCATTACCCTGCGCCACGCAAAACGAACTGGATTTTGAGGATGCAAAAAAGCTGACCAGAAACGGTTGCATCGCTGTGGCGGAAGGCGCCAACATGCCCTCTACCAATGAAGCGGTGAGCTGGTTTCTTAAGAAAAATATCCTTTACGGTCCGGGCAAAGCGGCTAATGCGGGCGGCGTAGCCGTATCAGGACTGGAGATGAGCCAGAATTCGGAACGCCTCTCATGGTCACGCGAAGAAGTGGATGCACGATTACTCAAAATCATGAAAGACATCCACGAGAGTTGTGTGAAGTATGGCAAAGAAGGTGATGCGATCAACTATGTGAAAGGTGCCAACATCGGAGGCTTCGTGAAAGTAGCCGATGCCATGCTTGCACAGGGGCTCGTTTAA
- a CDS encoding T9SS type A sorting domain-containing protein, protein MKLLFSLLLLFLSIAAAAQVTMQITTVPANTPAMDNIYIAGTMNGWNPGIPDYQLTKVNASFYTITLEAGSGTLEFKFTRGDWSKGECKADGSFLPNRTFTYGNGDTITLSIAGWDDLLNGGSTSTALPNVSVMSASFFMPQLNRSRKIWLYLPDDYATALNKSYPVIYMQDGQNVFDDSTSYAGEWEVDETLHTLQADGNYGAIVVAIENGGIYRIDEYSPYDNPSYGGGQGDAYCDFIVNTLKPFVDANYRTLPQRDFTAIAGSSMGGLISFYAALKYPAVFSKVGIFSPSLWFDDSIFTYAGSHNKTQEMKFYFTAGRNESAEMVPDIKSMYSTLYADGYADAEMDTVIKEDGQHAEWFWAREFPFCFKWLFDGTIIHADDPEADSIFSINPNPAQDKIYLQSRYPMKKIRLEIYDANGRKMMDKTQAFAKEIDISKLPVGMYYLKVSDGIKEYSKVLQIMQ, encoded by the coding sequence ATGAAATTGCTGTTTTCCCTGCTCTTACTGTTCCTTTCCATTGCTGCCGCTGCACAAGTCACCATGCAGATCACCACTGTTCCGGCAAATACACCCGCCATGGATAACATTTATATCGCAGGCACCATGAATGGCTGGAATCCGGGCATACCGGATTATCAGCTGACAAAAGTCAATGCATCGTTTTATACGATCACCCTCGAGGCAGGATCTGGCACTCTTGAATTTAAATTTACACGCGGCGACTGGAGCAAGGGAGAGTGTAAAGCGGACGGATCGTTTCTCCCTAACCGGACTTTTACCTATGGCAACGGCGACACAATCACCCTTAGCATTGCAGGCTGGGATGACCTGCTCAATGGCGGAAGCACTTCCACGGCATTACCCAATGTATCGGTGATGAGTGCTTCTTTTTTTATGCCGCAGCTGAACCGCAGCCGCAAAATCTGGCTCTACCTGCCTGACGATTATGCAACCGCACTGAATAAATCTTACCCGGTAATTTATATGCAGGACGGGCAAAACGTGTTTGATGATTCCACTTCGTATGCCGGCGAATGGGAAGTGGATGAAACCCTGCACACCTTGCAGGCAGACGGTAATTACGGCGCCATTGTGGTGGCCATCGAGAACGGCGGCATCTACCGTATTGATGAATATTCGCCCTACGATAATCCTTCCTATGGCGGAGGTCAGGGCGATGCATACTGCGACTTTATCGTGAACACGCTGAAACCATTCGTTGACGCCAACTACAGAACGCTTCCGCAGCGCGACTTTACCGCCATCGCCGGCAGTTCGATGGGTGGCCTGATTTCATTTTATGCCGCCTTGAAATATCCGGCAGTATTCAGCAAGGTGGGCATATTCTCTCCCTCCTTATGGTTCGATGATTCCATTTTTACCTATGCCGGCAGCCACAACAAAACACAGGAGATGAAATTTTATTTTACTGCGGGAAGAAATGAAAGCGCGGAGATGGTGCCTGATATCAAATCCATGTATTCCACCTTATATGCAGACGGTTATGCTGATGCCGAAATGGATACGGTAATTAAAGAGGACGGACAGCATGCGGAATGGTTCTGGGCCCGTGAGTTTCCTTTTTGCTTTAAATGGCTTTTCGATGGCACCATCATTCATGCTGATGATCCTGAAGCAGATTCCATTTTTTCCATCAACCCCAATCCGGCACAGGATAAAATCTATCTGCAGTCCAGGTACCCGATGAAAAAAATAAGGCTTGAAATCTATGATGCCAATGGCCGGAAGATGATGGACAAAACACAGGCCTTCGCGAAGGAGATTGATATCAGTAAGCTGCCGGTCGGCATGTACTACCTCAAGGTGAGTGACGGAATAAAGGAATATTCCAAAGTGCTGCAGATCATGCAATGA
- a CDS encoding hemerythrin domain-containing protein has protein sequence MNQFVMQGSFFAHRALSRDVELLNTIAHRVDRLSQQQRDQLRKWYEFFWNMMEAHHAAEDDLLFRAVEERLEAPSEIIEVMEVEHNRLQFLIDEIKRLLGELQRNGAGAQLNKDLQYHTGELLKVFTGHIMKEEKYILEKMKAHFTPEEQRRIEEDVKRNAPVRYLSYMVPWLRDSLSADENKMLDESLPWSARLMNALFWKNKYDRLMAPVKAMVAV, from the coding sequence ATGAACCAGTTTGTAATGCAGGGATCGTTTTTCGCGCATCGTGCCTTGTCGCGCGATGTGGAGCTGCTGAATACCATTGCACATCGCGTAGACCGGCTGAGTCAGCAGCAACGGGATCAGCTGCGGAAGTGGTATGAGTTCTTCTGGAACATGATGGAAGCACATCATGCTGCCGAAGATGATTTATTGTTCAGGGCTGTGGAAGAAAGGCTGGAGGCTCCTTCTGAAATTATTGAAGTGATGGAAGTGGAGCACAACAGGCTGCAGTTCCTGATTGATGAGATTAAGCGGCTGCTTGGTGAGCTGCAGCGAAACGGCGCCGGAGCCCAGCTCAACAAGGATCTGCAATACCACACCGGTGAACTCCTGAAGGTTTTCACCGGTCATATCATGAAAGAGGAAAAATACATCCTTGAAAAAATGAAAGCCCATTTCACGCCCGAAGAGCAGCGACGCATTGAAGAGGATGTGAAAAGAAATGCGCCTGTTCGCTACCTGTCTTATATGGTTCCCTGGCTGCGTGATTCCTTGTCGGCGGACGAAAATAAAATGCTCGATGAATCGCTGCCCTGGTCGGCACGCCTGATGAATGCGTTGTTCTGGAAGAATAAATATGACAGGCTGATGGCACCTGTAAAGGCAATGGTTGCCGTATAA
- a CDS encoding TolC family protein produces the protein MFRIFAFIALSLCFLSAAAQEVLTLESAIQIGLQNNYSVRIARNDADIAINNVTPGNAGFLPSIDAYGTISQGINNSNQKYLSGQEVEKTGAKNTIGTAGVGLTWTLFDGFSMFVSHDQLQLLEANGQAMLKQQMENTIALIMAAYYDVLLEQSLLSALHEQKDISLFRKELLETRLSVGSASKIEVLKATVDLNADETAVIQQEAEVQKIKVRLNQLLARDVNMDFTVDTVVSRNNTLTYDQLHRDLLEHNSALLISNQYVQLASLNMKQTTAQRYPVIGLNTGYDFLRSSSESGFVSSNRTNGLYYGLTASINIFDGFNLNRQHQNDKINIASSRLELEQTQLSLESELKRIYLDYQNNLRLVDLEQSNLKYAEENLAVGQDSYQVGRLSDLELREIQKNLVDAKVRLADALFKSKLQETDLLRITGNLVKE, from the coding sequence ATGTTCAGAATTTTTGCTTTCATCGCATTGTCCCTATGCTTTCTGTCTGCCGCTGCACAGGAAGTACTGACGCTCGAATCCGCTATACAGATTGGCCTGCAGAATAATTACAGCGTACGTATCGCCAGGAATGATGCGGATATTGCAATCAACAATGTAACACCGGGCAATGCGGGCTTTCTTCCTTCAATAGATGCATACGGAACGATATCACAAGGCATCAATAACAGCAATCAAAAGTACCTGTCGGGACAGGAAGTGGAAAAAACCGGCGCAAAGAATACCATAGGAACGGCCGGTGTCGGTCTTACCTGGACATTATTTGACGGTTTCAGCATGTTTGTTTCGCATGATCAGTTGCAGTTGCTGGAAGCAAACGGGCAGGCGATGCTGAAACAGCAAATGGAGAATACAATAGCGCTGATCATGGCTGCCTATTATGATGTATTGCTTGAGCAATCACTGCTCAGCGCATTGCATGAACAAAAAGATATTTCGCTTTTCAGAAAAGAACTGCTTGAAACACGGCTGTCGGTTGGCAGCGCCTCGAAAATAGAAGTGCTGAAGGCAACGGTAGATCTGAATGCCGATGAAACAGCCGTAATACAGCAAGAAGCGGAAGTGCAGAAAATAAAAGTGCGGCTCAATCAATTGCTGGCCCGTGATGTAAACATGGATTTTACGGTGGATACTGTTGTCAGCCGCAACAACACCCTTACCTATGATCAGTTGCACCGTGACTTGCTGGAACATAATTCCGCACTGCTGATTTCCAATCAATATGTGCAGCTTGCTTCCCTGAATATGAAGCAAACAACAGCACAACGCTACCCGGTGATCGGACTCAACACCGGTTATGATTTTCTGCGTTCGAGCTCAGAGTCAGGTTTTGTGAGTTCCAACAGAACAAACGGCCTTTACTACGGGCTTACTGCCAGCATTAATATTTTTGATGGATTTAATCTGAACAGGCAGCATCAGAATGATAAAATAAATATTGCCAGCAGCCGGCTGGAGCTCGAACAAACTCAGCTTTCGCTGGAGTCGGAGCTGAAACGCATTTACCTCGACTATCAGAATAATCTGCGGCTTGTTGACCTGGAACAAAGCAACCTGAAATATGCGGAAGAGAATCTTGCCGTAGGGCAGGACAGTTATCAGGTGGGCCGTTTGTCGGACCTTGAACTCAGAGAGATTCAAAAAAACCTGGTTGATGCAAAAGTGAGGCTGGCAGATGCGCTGTTTAAATCAAAACTGCAGGAGACGGATTTGCTGAGGATCACAGGGAATTTGGTGAAAGAGTGA
- a CDS encoding efflux RND transporter permease subunit: protein MSSLSSTSIDRPVLSIVMSLMLVLLGVVGFYFLGIREYPAVDPPTVTVTTTYTGANADIIESQITEPLEEALNGIDGIRTISSTSKEQSSIITVEFNIDENLEKATNDVRDRVSRAVRNLPRDVEPPVVEKADANSEPIIFMTLRSDTRDIMDVNSIATNVVKERLQTISGVSFVRIFGEKKYSMRLWMDPAKMVAFGITPVDVQNALDRENIELPSGRIEGNETELTIRTIGKLSKPEEFNNLILKESNGTITRFSDVGFAMLGPENERNAVKRNLVPMIGIALVPQPGANAVDISNEFYVRKAQLEKELPADCKLEVGFDFTTFVKKTITEVQDTVLIAFLLVILIIFLFLRDWRSTIIPVIAIPISIIAAFFIMYVAGFSINVLTLVAIILSIGLVCDDAIVVLENIYAKVEDGRSPVAAAKEGSKEIFFAVISTTITLAAVFFPIMFLTGLTGRLFREFGVVVAGSVLISAFVALTLSPMMSSRMLKHHDKQNWFYRITEPFFTGMINGYRSSLEGFMKRRWLVFPILGLIALLVFILLKNVPAELAPYEDRSSIRVSVSGPEGSSYEFTEKYMDELSKYVMDSIPEASSSLSIIAPSFGSVGSVNTGVQSIYLVDPSERKRTVSDVMVQLTRDLKYFTGIRAFPNTPPTIGSRFAGQPLQYVIQAPDLKSLLQVLPEFLDEANKNPKLQFVDADLKVNKPELTLTVNREKSSELGVSVADVAKTLQLALSGQRMGYFIMDGKQYQVIAQLERSDRNKPNDLKNIYVRSNNGNMVSLDNLITVQDNTSPAAVYRFNRYVSATISSGIPAGSSLGEGIKAMDDIAVKVLPETFTTSLKGQARDLQDSSSSLLFAFLLALLVIYLILAAQFESFRDPMIIMFTVPAAIAGALLSLWYFDQTLNIFSQIGMIMLIGLITKNGILIVEFANQRKEQGLNKTTAVKDAAVRRFRPILMTTAATLLGILPIALSLSGSASSRQSLGIAVVGGLLFSAFLTLYIVPAMYSYLSHEVNPTSKPSPSFEKEKPELIA, encoded by the coding sequence ATGAGCAGCCTCTCTTCCACTTCCATCGACCGTCCTGTACTGAGCATCGTGATGTCGCTGATGCTTGTTTTGCTGGGTGTGGTGGGTTTCTATTTTTTAGGCATAAGAGAATACCCTGCCGTTGACCCTCCTACTGTTACCGTCACCACCACTTATACCGGTGCCAATGCCGACATTATAGAGTCGCAGATCACCGAGCCGCTCGAAGAAGCATTGAATGGCATTGATGGTATCCGCACCATTTCTTCCACGTCCAAAGAACAGTCGAGCATCATTACGGTTGAATTTAACATTGATGAAAACCTGGAGAAAGCCACCAATGATGTGCGCGACCGTGTATCGCGGGCAGTACGCAATCTGCCACGTGATGTAGAGCCGCCTGTGGTAGAAAAGGCGGATGCCAACTCAGAGCCTATCATCTTTATGACCTTGCGCAGCGATACGCGTGACATCATGGATGTGAATTCCATTGCCACAAACGTAGTGAAAGAACGGCTGCAGACTATTTCAGGTGTCAGCTTCGTGCGCATCTTCGGCGAGAAAAAATATTCCATGCGCCTGTGGATGGATCCGGCCAAGATGGTGGCTTTTGGCATTACGCCCGTGGATGTACAGAACGCCCTCGATCGTGAAAACATTGAATTGCCGTCGGGCAGGATTGAAGGCAATGAAACAGAGTTAACCATACGCACCATCGGCAAGCTCAGCAAGCCGGAGGAATTCAATAACCTGATTCTGAAAGAAAGCAACGGTACCATTACCCGTTTCAGCGATGTTGGGTTTGCGATGCTGGGGCCGGAGAATGAACGCAATGCGGTGAAGCGCAACCTGGTGCCGATGATTGGTATTGCATTGGTCCCGCAACCCGGCGCCAATGCCGTGGATATCTCCAATGAATTTTATGTGCGCAAAGCGCAACTGGAAAAAGAACTGCCTGCCGACTGCAAGCTTGAAGTAGGATTCGACTTTACCACCTTCGTAAAAAAGACCATCACCGAAGTGCAGGACACCGTGCTCATCGCCTTCCTGCTGGTGATCCTCATCATCTTCCTCTTCCTGCGCGACTGGCGTTCAACCATCATTCCTGTCATCGCCATACCGATTTCCATCATTGCCGCATTTTTCATCATGTATGTGGCCGGCTTTTCCATCAACGTACTCACCCTCGTGGCCATCATCCTGTCCATCGGCCTGGTCTGCGATGATGCCATTGTGGTGCTGGAAAACATATATGCCAAGGTGGAAGACGGACGGTCGCCGGTAGCTGCTGCCAAAGAAGGATCCAAAGAAATTTTCTTTGCCGTAATATCCACCACTATAACACTGGCCGCTGTTTTTTTTCCCATCATGTTCCTGACGGGGCTGACGGGAAGATTATTCCGCGAATTCGGCGTAGTGGTGGCAGGATCCGTTTTGATTTCCGCATTTGTCGCGCTCACGCTTTCACCCATGATGAGTTCGCGCATGCTGAAGCATCATGACAAACAAAACTGGTTTTATCGTATCACTGAACCTTTTTTTACAGGCATGATTAATGGCTACCGGTCGTCACTGGAAGGATTTATGAAGCGGCGGTGGCTGGTATTCCCGATACTGGGTTTAATCGCCCTGCTTGTATTCATCCTGTTAAAAAATGTACCTGCCGAGCTGGCCCCTTATGAAGACCGTTCCAGTATCCGTGTTTCTGTAAGCGGTCCTGAAGGTTCTTCCTATGAATTCACGGAAAAATATATGGATGAATTGTCGAAGTACGTGATGGATTCCATTCCCGAAGCTTCGTCTTCCCTCAGTATCATTGCACCGAGCTTTGGCTCTGTGGGCAGCGTAAATACAGGTGTACAAAGTATTTACCTGGTAGATCCATCGGAACGTAAACGAACCGTAAGCGATGTGATGGTACAACTCACCCGCGACCTGAAATATTTCACCGGCATACGGGCCTTTCCGAATACACCGCCGACAATCGGCAGCCGGTTTGCCGGACAACCCCTGCAATATGTGATACAGGCACCGGATTTGAAATCTCTGCTGCAAGTGCTTCCGGAATTTTTGGATGAAGCCAACAAAAATCCAAAGCTGCAGTTTGTGGATGCCGACCTGAAAGTGAACAAACCCGAACTCACCCTCACCGTCAACCGCGAGAAATCATCCGAGCTCGGCGTATCGGTAGCTGATGTGGCCAAGACATTGCAACTCGCACTCAGCGGGCAACGCATGGGTTATTTTATCATGGATGGAAAGCAGTACCAGGTGATTGCCCAACTGGAACGCAGCGACCGCAATAAACCCAATGACCTGAAAAATATTTATGTGCGGAGCAACAACGGTAATATGGTATCGCTCGATAATCTCATTACGGTGCAGGACAATACAAGTCCGGCAGCGGTGTATCGTTTCAACCGCTATGTGTCGGCCACCATCTCATCGGGAATTCCGGCCGGTTCTTCGCTCGGTGAAGGCATCAAAGCCATGGATGATATTGCCGTGAAAGTGCTTCCAGAAACTTTCACTACCTCACTGAAAGGACAGGCAAGAGATCTGCAGGACAGCTCCTCCAGCCTGCTGTTTGCCTTCCTGCTCGCATTGCTCGTGATTTACCTGATTCTTGCAGCACAGTTTGAAAGCTTCCGCGATCCGATGATTATTATGTTCACCGTGCCGGCCGCTATTGCAGGCGCTTTACTCAGTCTCTGGTACTTCGATCAGACCCTTAATATTTTTTCACAGATCGGCATGATCATGCTGATAGGCCTGATCACCAAAAACGGTATCCTGATTGTGGAATTTGCCAATCAGCGAAAAGAACAAGGGTTGAATAAAACGACTGCGGTAAAAGATGCAGCGGTTCGGCGCTTCAGGCCTATCCTGATGACTACGGCGGCCACCCTGCTCGGCATATTGCCTATTGCACTTTCGCTGAGCGGTTCTGCCAGCAGCCGTCAGTCATTGGGCATTGCAGTGGTAGGCGGACTGTTGTTCTCCGCATTCCTTACACTGTACATCGTGCCGGCAATGTATTCCTACCTGTCGCATGAAGTGAACCCCACATCAAAACCATCGCCATCATTTGAAAAGGAAAAACCGGAGCTGATAGCATGA
- a CDS encoding aldehyde dehydrogenase, protein MNELTVILQRQQSTFQTGITRPASFRIQQLKNLYAAISRYETRINDALRKDLNKAPQESYNTEIGPALAEINFQLKNLAEWMRPKSVPGMIYSFPSSGKIYAEPYGIVLIIATWNYPFWLSIVPLAGALAAGNCVVLKPSEHAPATSMLLKQLLEETFEQGYVEVVEGDALVSEKLLQQKFDYIFFTGSTRVGKLVAQSAARHLIPCTLELGGKTPCIIDRSANITLAAKRLLWGKTINSGQTCVAPDFVYVHRSVEQQLLQALISTLHQFYPKGALHDGDYPCIINQQHYERLKKLLHSGGTILYGGQRDDRRQTMEPTIISNISWDDALMKEEIFGPLLPVLPYDDISEVIQQVNEQPKPLSLYVFASDKKLQQRIIREISFGGGLINDTIEHLGNPYLPFGGIGPSGLGAYHGKYSFDTFSHHKSVMKKGTWLDLNFRYPPFRKVSLWLARLLLR, encoded by the coding sequence ATGAATGAGTTGACCGTAATACTGCAAAGGCAGCAAAGCACTTTTCAAACAGGTATTACCAGGCCAGCTTCGTTCAGAATACAACAGTTGAAAAATCTGTATGCTGCCATCAGCCGGTATGAAACAAGGATAAACGATGCATTAAGAAAAGACCTGAACAAAGCGCCGCAGGAATCATACAATACGGAAATCGGGCCGGCACTTGCTGAAATAAACTTTCAACTGAAAAACCTTGCGGAGTGGATGCGGCCGAAGTCAGTGCCCGGCATGATTTACAGCTTTCCTTCTTCCGGGAAAATTTATGCGGAACCATATGGAATCGTCCTGATCATCGCTACCTGGAATTATCCTTTCTGGTTGTCCATTGTTCCTTTGGCGGGCGCACTGGCAGCAGGTAATTGTGTGGTGCTGAAACCATCTGAACACGCGCCTGCAACTTCTATGTTACTGAAGCAGCTTCTGGAAGAAACTTTTGAGCAAGGCTATGTGGAGGTAGTAGAAGGCGATGCGCTGGTGAGTGAAAAATTGCTGCAGCAAAAGTTCGATTATATTTTTTTCACGGGCAGCACCAGGGTAGGAAAGCTGGTGGCACAGTCCGCTGCCAGGCACCTGATACCCTGTACACTGGAACTCGGCGGCAAGACGCCCTGCATCATAGATCGCTCGGCGAATATTACACTGGCGGCCAAACGATTGTTATGGGGTAAAACGATCAACAGCGGACAAACGTGTGTTGCTCCCGACTTTGTGTATGTGCACCGCTCCGTGGAACAACAGCTGCTGCAGGCACTGATCAGTACGCTGCACCAATTTTATCCGAAAGGCGCCTTGCATGACGGCGACTATCCCTGCATCATCAATCAACAACATTATGAACGGTTGAAAAAACTCCTGCACAGCGGTGGCACCATATTGTACGGCGGACAGCGCGATGACAGGCGTCAAACAATGGAGCCGACGATCATCAGCAACATTAGCTGGGATGATGCGCTGATGAAAGAGGAGATATTCGGCCCCTTGCTTCCCGTTCTTCCTTATGATGATATCAGCGAAGTCATTCAACAGGTGAATGAACAGCCGAAGCCGCTCTCGTTGTATGTATTTGCTTCGGATAAAAAGTTGCAGCAACGCATCATCCGCGAGATTTCATTTGGCGGTGGCCTCATCAATGATACCATCGAACACCTGGGCAATCCGTATCTGCCATTCGGCGGCATCGGCCCGAGTGGTTTGGGCGCATATCACGGCAAATACAGCTTCGACACATTTTCACATCATAAAAGTGTGATGAAAAAAGGAACCTGGCTGGATTTGAATTTTCGATATCCGCCATTCAGAAAAGTAAGCCTATGGCTGGCAAGACTTTTACTGAGATGA